One segment of Vulpes vulpes isolate BD-2025 unplaced genomic scaffold, VulVul3 u000000652, whole genome shotgun sequence DNA contains the following:
- the SERF1B gene encoding small EDRK-rich factor 1 isoform X2, protein MARGNQRELARQKNMKKSQEISKGKRKEDSLTTSQRKQRDSEIMQQKQKAANEKKSMQTREK, encoded by the exons ATGGCCC GAGGAAACCAGCGAGAACTCGCCCGCcagaaaaacatgaagaaatccCAGGAAATtagcaagggaaaaagaaaagaagatagcTTGACCACCTCTCAGAGAAAGCAGAG GGACTCTGAGATAATGCAACAAAAGCAGAAGGCAGCTAATGAGAAGAAGTCTATGcagacaagagaaaaatga